The genomic stretch TTCATATCGCACCTTACCGCCACTTGTGAGCCTATATTCAAGCTACTCCACAAAGATCAAGTTGTCAAGTCGAATGATATCTGCCAAAAAGCATTCAAAAGAATAAAGCAGTACCTACAAGAGCCACTGGTATTAATGTTTCTAGTGTCGGGTATATCTCTAATCATGTATTTTATTGTTCTCGAGGAATTTATGGGATGTATACTTGGGCAACATGACGAGATAAATAAAAAAGAGCACGCCttttactacttaagcaagaagttcactgattgtgaaaagagatattcactgcttgagaaaacatATTGTGCACTCGCATGGGCTGCCACACGCctgagacaatacatgttgacCCATACAACACTgttgatatcaaagatggatctaatcaagtacatcttcgagaagcccgctctcaccggaagagttgtCTGTTGGAAAATGGTATTAATAGAATATGACATCCAACATGTCACCCAAAAGGCCACCAGAGGGAGTGTGTTGTCGGATTATCTCGTAACCAACTCGTGGAGGATTATCATCCAATGAGGTTTGACTACCCAAATGAAGATATCATGTTTATTAGAGACTATGAAATTTCAGGCCCTGATGAAGGACCCGAATCAGGATCGTGATAGACGCTCGTGTtcgatggtgcctcaaatgcacAAGGTCATGAGATTGGGGAAATCATTACTTCTCCAACTGGTTTTCATATTCCTTTCACTACAAGATTGTGTTTTgactgcaccaacaatatggcagagtatgaagcatgtataTTCGGAATTGAAGcagccattgatctgagaatcaaaatcctcgaagtatACGGAGGTTCAGCTCTGGTTATCAGTCAAGTTTAAGGAGACTGGGAAACTCGTGATTGATCGTGACTTAGTGAGTCTATAGAATTATCTAACTGCAAGTGCACACTTgtatcgcgtagttttaaaagatattgaaTCCACATTGACCAATAATCAAACTTACCGCTATCTATTGgtgctatgtaaatctaaggctaaTGAAAAATTGATCTGAGGGAAATTAAAACTAAAAATAAAGTTTTGTTAATATATCAGAAAGAAGAGACAGGAATGTGGATTCCAGTGTACCTCGGGGACTCAATACTTTATTGGCGTGTGTTAATGTGTTAAATCACTTTTCAgtagaaaaatattaatttaaaaacctttatctcacactctcgtgataTTGACTCTAGTTATACTTCTAGACCATATGTTTGCTCTCGCTAACCCATTTGAATCAGGAAGTattttttgaaaatcaataagttctaattaatcctaaagcgctctcgaCGTGTTTAGGATTAATCTCCAAATTTTACTATCCAGTTCAAGTCTCACACTCTTGGGTTATTGACTTGAAACCTTAATGCTTTCATTCTCTTGTAAAACTTTTCAGACttaaaattaaaaatcaaaaccAAAATAATAATTTATAAAAAGGTTTAGGCCAACTTATTACTGAGTCCCGCCGGAACGACGATCCTCACATACCGGACTCAAAGCAATTTAACCGGACATGGTATTAAACATAAACATTCATTTCATGATAATGGAAATTAACAGCAACATCACAAGTGAATAAATTTCAAACAAGTCGAAACAAATTAAAGCAATTATATAAAGAATCAGAAAAGCTGGAATTAATGCGTAGAcatggcaacggggcgggtcGGGGACGATTTTTATctcccccaaacccaaacccgaatccTCAAACAATCCTCgttccccgccccaaacccaaatggggttggagaatcaaaacccaaacccgtcccaaatgagttcgggttgggttcgggtatccccgctCCGTCATTATTCATCCAGTGAAAccaatttttttaataaaaatatttattcaTTCCAAAATAAAACTACTTTACAAATGATAAAATAAAACCATCTAAAAAAAATTCCATACattcatttcaaatattttaaataataaatttaaattaaattatcaaaaataaatagtaatttacataatgaaataaacggggcgggttcggggtgggtactagtgtcctCATTGCCCGACCCGTCCTcatattttataatcggggaaaacccaaacccgaattcaaacccagtcaaagcgggttttccccgtcaacttcgggaCAGATTCGGGTGGGTACCCGCGGGTACGGTTTATGTTGCCACGCCTATTAATGCGGAAATAATTTCGAGTAAAAAATGAtgctagcggaaatatacctgaacgcATCGCGCGCTCGAaaatacaacagagtcgccatcgaacttgTATGTGGTGAAGAATTGCGTACAATCGCTACACGAATCTGTAGATGACTCTGTCGACTCCGGACCacataaataaaatattttttgaaatttctgCTTTGTTACTGAAAATTTCAAATATACTCAAAATTTCAGTATACCGGAAATTTGAAAATTTCTGGTTCTTGTTGTTTGTCCACGggaattttgagaatttttgatATTATATATCAAAAAATTTTAtcgattttttttaaattttcGATATGAATGCGAAAAATTGAGTATCGAAAATTTCAAATTAATTATCGAAAATTTCGTTTTAGTAAATTTGAAAAAGTAAAAAttatgaaagaaaaaaaaaaattgaaatgtaaatattaataataatattttgGAAATATTGAAAAATTGGGGGAGTGAGTTTTAAGTGGGGTTTGGCAAGAAGAATTCTCCAAAATGTAACACCATCAGATAAGAACAACCCAAAAACCAGTGGTCACAATGCGACCACTCATAACCTATGTCAATATGCCATCAGACATCAttaacaataacaacaactaagCTGCTGCTattacttcttcttcttcacaTTCCTTTCACTCAATGATCACCACATGCGgagcttcttcttcttcaaccGCCAACCCACTTTCTTTACGCTCCTCCCTACATTCCAAACCACCATTTCTCTCACTCAGTCTCCTCTTTTTCCCTCGCTTTTTTTACAAGGGAATTGCTCTCTCCTCACCAACACACTGCAAACCCCGAAGCCATTTGGATGGTAAAGAAGGATATTTCAATAATGGGCTAGAAGAAGATGGTGACCGTGAAGTTCACTGTGAGCTTCAAGCCGTTTCTTGGAGGGAACGGAGAGTTAAGGCTGAGATTTCTATCAATGCTGATATTAATTCCGTCTGGAATGCTCTCACTGATTATGAACACCTCGCTGATTTCATACCAAATCTTGTTTGGAGGTAATCTATCAAGGCCTTGTTTGGATTTGCTTATTTAAGCATTTCTGTCTCTGAGTGTTTATGAAGCAGTTTTCAGCTTATTTTCATAAGCTCTCAGTTTGTATATCTAATATGAAAATAGTTTGACTTTGGTGATAGAAATAGATTATCTATAAGCGTTTATGGTGTAGGAGCTTAATTAATATGTTAATTCAAACATAGTCCAATTCAACACATCTTCATTATAACTTCAATACAAAATCCAATCATGCAATATATTGACAATATTGTAAGAGGACTTGTTTAGCCACGGTTTAACAAGGCCTTGTGCGTCTGCATTGCACGCTCTCAAAGACGGCTCTGGTAATActtgtgttgttttgttgttaGTGGGCGTATTCCTTGCCCATTTCCTGGAAGGATATGGTTAGAGCAAAGAGGATTTCAAAGGGCAATGTATTGGCACATCGAAGCTCGTGTTGTCTTGGATCTTCAAGAATTTCTCAATTCTGTAAGCATTCTTAAACCTCATTTTCTTCGTTGGTTTTGTTACTGCATAGTGCATACTAGTAGCAATTAGTTCTATGTGTTGCTGAGATGTGGATAACGTTGAAGAGTATAAACAATTTAGGATACTTTTCATTTGTATTAATATCGAAATTTGATGATCTAGGAATGGGATCGAGAACTTCACTTTTCCATGGTTGATGGAGACTTTAAGAAATTTGAGGGAAAATGGTCTGTAAAATCTGGAACAAGGTAGAATCTATACATATGAAAGTTAATAAGCAACCTTGCATAATATGAAGAAATTATATTATGATTTTATATCCTTCATTTCCGTATTTTGCAGATCATCATCGACTAATTTATCTTACGAGGTTAATGTGATACCAAGATTCAACTTCCCAGCTATTTTCTTGGAAAGGATTATCAGATCAGATCTTCCTGTGAATCTTCGAGCCTTAGCCTATAGAGTTGAAAGGACTATTTTGGGAAATCAGAAACTTCCTCTACCAGAAGATGACTTGCACAAAACTTTGGCTATTAATGGATCTTCTGTCAAAAAGATAAATGGTTCTTTGTGTGAAGATAAAGAAGGTTTGGACACTTCAATTTCCAGTTCATTGCCTACATCTTCGAGTGAGTTAAACAGCACTTGGGGTATATTTGGAAAAGCTTGTAGCCTTGACAAGCCTTGTGTAGTGGACGAAGTTCATCTCCGCAGATTCGATGGACTTTTGGTAACTTATATGTGCCAAATTGTTATTAGATGGCTATAATTCTTAAAATGAATTATAGTCGAAGATACTAATGAAAATGTTTTTTTCATGTGAAGGAAAACGGAGGTGTTCATCGGTGTGTTGTCGCAAGCATAACAGTTAAAGCTCCTGTTTGTGATGTATGGAATGTTATGTCTTCCTATGAGACGCTTCCTGAGTAAGTAATGTGTGTTTCCTTTTTACATATAGATATTGGAAAGCATGCCGTAAAATATTTCTAGgtcttgtttttcatttttccGACTTAACTCCAAGGAAAAAAATGTTTTGTTGCAGGATAGTTCCAAATTTAGCAATCAGTAAGATTTTATCACGAGATAACAATAAAGTCCGCATTCTTCAGGTACGGAGCAATCTTAACTAAGCAGAGTTGAAACGAGAGAATCTTAATTCTTAACTGTATATTTTTGGCCACTTTATCTGCACCAAAACTAATACAAACACACAATTGTATGAGATTGATGTAATTTTTAGATTAAATCACCATGCAGGAAGGGTGCAAGGGCCTGCTTTATATGGTGCTTCACGCCCGTGTTGTGTTAGATTTGTGTGAACAGCTAGAACAAGAGATTAGTTTTGAACAGGTTAAAGGTGACTTTGACTCATTCAAGGGAAAATGGACTTTTGAGCAACTAGGAAATCATCACACACTTCTAAAGTACTCTGTCGAGTCAAAAATGCGCAGAGATACTTTCCTTTCTGAAGCTATCATGGAAGAGGTTTCGTCTATTAGTTTGATTTGGTTGATCTTAATCATTTTCATATTGTTTTTTATGTATGTACTGTTTGGAGATAGAGGCAAAACATACTGAAAAAAAATGTGCAATTTAGATACTCGTTAAATCCTTGAATGGCTGAAATGTATTCATTTCTTTGTTTCAGGTCATTTATGAAGATCTGCCGTCAAACTTGTGTGCAATAAGAGACTACGTTGAGAACCAGAAAGCATCTCAATCTTCAGAAGTTTGTGAGCAACCTACAAATTCCGGACAACAAAATATTACATCTGCCTCTGTTGATGATAACAGCTCTAGTTCAGCTGATGATTTTTCTGATTGTAATGTTCAAAGCTCGTCTAATCAAAGGTCAAGAGTTCCAGGCTTACAGAGGGATATTGAAGTCTTAAAATCCGAACTACTGAAATTCGTTGCTGAACATGGACAGGAAGGGTTTATGCCAATGAGAAAGCAGCTTCGGTTGCATGGAAGAGTGGATATTGAGAAGGCTATCACCCGCATGGGTGGATTCAGAAAGATTGCAACCATGATGAACCTCGCTCTAGCTTACAAATACCGCAAACCAAAGGGTTACTGGGATAATCTTGAAAATTTGCAGGAAGAGGTACACACTTGCCATATTAACAAACATAACATTGTTTGCAGGTTCAATCAGACCATAATTCATTTCTTCATGCAGATAAGTAGATTTCAAAGGAGCTGGGGAATGGACCCGTCATTTATGCCCAGTAGAAAGTCATTTGAACGTGTAGGTAAGTTGAAATTCAAATACTCCCTTTCTCAACTTCAGTTTTATAGTTTGCATTGCTTGTAGTACATAATGGAATTTACTTGCAGGCCGCTTTGATATTGCACGAGCGCTAGAAAAGTGGGGTGGACTTCATGAGGTTTCGCGCCTTTTGTCCCTCAAGGCGAGGAGGAAAAGAAGAAGTCAGGACAACCTTGCGAAGGATAAGGAAAATGATCAAATGGAATCACCCGATGTAGATAGCGAGGTCAATACAGCGTCTAGACCCTATATTTCTCAAGACACACACAAGTGGCTTACAGAACTAAAACAGTTGGACATAAATTGGGTTGAGTAAAGAGAGAGTATTAATTAATATTATGCACATATTGGCTTAAAATACAGCCATTTGTTGATATTAACATGATTCTCCAACACTAAGTTTACTTTTTTCTTTCTTGGTTTTCTTCGTGTCCTTTGTATCCAAATCAATTGGAGAAAATGTATCATCCCGTTCAATATTTTAGATCCAGATGATGTCGAAAGTTGCTAGAGTCTGTCTGTAAGTGTAAATTTGCATATTGAACAAAAATCGAGCGAAAAAGCTTGAATGAAAGCGAATCAAATATGGTAATTTTGTATCGAACAAAAGTATAGAATTACACCGATAcaatttttttcataaatatGCGAAACAATAATTTATAACAAACTCTAACAATATTTTGTTCCTAAAAACAGTAACATTTATTCTTCTATTATGCAGTGATAATAGACATTTAGAGATCCTCTATAATAGTGAAACTAAACAAGAAAAGGAGTTATGAAGAAGGTTGAATGGCGTTGAGTTTGATGTAGAAAGTTCTAGAATCAGAGATACCGTCCCATGAGTTAGATTGAGAAGGGAAAGTGCGAGCATAACCTAGGTGGTTTCCACAGCTGCGACAGAGTAGTTTCGATGCTGTGCGTTGGAAATTGAGAAATGAAATCCATGAGAATGAGAATTGTTGAATGTGAGTGAATCTGGTTTCGTCAACAGAGAAGAATGAAATGAGAGATCTCTTCCTTTTGTTCTTAATTGATGCTGTGTTGCGATTGCTTGAGTTCAAGTTCAGCTCATAACCGCAAGAACCACAGCTGCAATAGCATCACAGCAAACAAATTGAAAGAAAGATCAAAATGAATACGCATTAATATAGAGAGAGAGAGGACCTGTAATTGACATGTCTGATAAAGGAAGAGAGGTGAAGTGGTTGGTGAGAAGATAACTTAGgcatctcttcttcttcttcttcatagGCAATCATGTTTTCTTCTATGCAGCTACAACTTTACTAGTCATGAAGTTAGAGAGAAAAAATAAAACAGTGAGTTTAAATTGGAAGAACAAAAACAGAACAATGGACCCCACTATTACTAGCTAATAACGGTAACCATAGGAGAAACACAAATAATAGTCATTTCAATGCGTGCCAGAATATAGAATTGGAAAAACACCAAAGTAAAATGATTTATTGAAAACCTTTAATTCCGTAACCGGGAATCGAACCCGGAATTCATCTTAGAATTTGCCTTGTGTGCTACTACGGATTTCATGTTAAAGCAATGCAAACTAAATTATATATATAAACTTCTTAGTTTTTttctttatttgtcatttacTCCTTTTGTCCTTGTCTAGGATAATGTAGTATTAATTACACACAAAATATACATTAAATACATTACTTCTTTTTTTTAACCACAAACATATACAATTATTATAATAGTGAAATATTATATAGTATTTAAAGAGCTGACTAATATGATAAATAGtgaaatattataataatattttaaatatataataatttagaaaaaattattttaaatatataataatttaaatatataatattatattatattttatataatatgatatatatatatatataacattaaATAATACTGATATAAAATTATGTGATTATTAATTTCATTAatcaatatttttattttattaattaattttttattattaaaaattatttttaatatttgagTGGTTTATTAATCAACTTCATAACTtcattaattaattttttattttttattaaccaattttattttattagaaaaaaattattttaatatatGATCGTTTATTAACCAATTTATTACATTGTTCGCGCACTATTCATGTTATTGTTAATAAATACTTTTATTTATTTGTAAAACATTATTTACCATATAAATATAGAGAATAGTATATACTTATAAATATTTGGTAGAAATATGGAATTAGGAATAGCATTCCTGTATTTTTTTAATAGGTAAAACTTATCATCCGATTTTATATATAAAGATATTTTTAAAGACACATATTCTAACATTGTCAGGTAACACTCATAATTTAAAAAATAGACACGAATGCACACTTTCTTTTGATAAGTATTATAAACATAATTGATTATTTTGGTTTAATAAACAACTTATATATTTGTTGTATATATTATGTTAAATACAAATTATGGTATTTGTTGAGGAAAATATCATATTGACCTTAAAATATCATTATTGACCTTAAAATTGTGAAAATATCATATTGAACTTATATATTTTGGTTTATGAAACAACTTATATATTTGTTGTATATTATGTTAAATACAAATTATGGTATTTAATTGGATAGTGCACAAGTGTTTTTTCCACGTAGAGATAAGTGGTGCTTCAAATTCGATTTACAAACTTCTATTTTTTAGTGTGTTGAGTTGATTAACTTATGTTGTTTGTACATTTTCTAGTTCATGGTTATATAACATTCACCCTCTTTGATTTCGATAGATAATACTATAAACTCTAAACGTGGTCATGAAGCCTAATTGTTCAATTGTATTGCTTTTTATTTGAGTCTTAGAGATCACGATATAGATCGGCCAGGTAGTCGACTTTTGTGACTACCAATATTTTGATATATCAATGAAATTTTTGTAGAATTGAAAAAATG from Lathyrus oleraceus cultivar Zhongwan6 chromosome 7, CAAS_Psat_ZW6_1.0, whole genome shotgun sequence encodes the following:
- the LOC127107040 gene encoding uncharacterized protein At4g08330, chloroplastic — its product is MIAYEEEEEEMPKLSSHQPLHLSSFIRHVNYSCGSCGYELNLNSSNRNTASIKNKRKRSLISFFSVDETRFTHIQQFSFSWISFLNFQRTASKLLCRSCGNHLGYARTFPSQSNSWDGISDSRTFYIKLNAIQPSS
- the LOC127107039 gene encoding uncharacterized protein LOC127107039, producing the protein MITTCGASSSSTANPLSLRSSLHSKPPFLSLSLLFFPRFFYKGIALSSPTHCKPRSHLDGKEGYFNNGLEEDGDREVHCELQAVSWRERRVKAEISINADINSVWNALTDYEHLADFIPNLVWSGRIPCPFPGRIWLEQRGFQRAMYWHIEARVVLDLQEFLNSEWDRELHFSMVDGDFKKFEGKWSVKSGTRSSSTNLSYEVNVIPRFNFPAIFLERIIRSDLPVNLRALAYRVERTILGNQKLPLPEDDLHKTLAINGSSVKKINGSLCEDKEGLDTSISSSLPTSSSELNSTWGIFGKACSLDKPCVVDEVHLRRFDGLLENGGVHRCVVASITVKAPVCDVWNVMSSYETLPEIVPNLAISKILSRDNNKVRILQEGCKGLLYMVLHARVVLDLCEQLEQEISFEQVKGDFDSFKGKWTFEQLGNHHTLLKYSVESKMRRDTFLSEAIMEEVIYEDLPSNLCAIRDYVENQKASQSSEVCEQPTNSGQQNITSASVDDNSSSSADDFSDCNVQSSSNQRSRVPGLQRDIEVLKSELLKFVAEHGQEGFMPMRKQLRLHGRVDIEKAITRMGGFRKIATMMNLALAYKYRKPKGYWDNLENLQEEISRFQRSWGMDPSFMPSRKSFERVGRFDIARALEKWGGLHEVSRLLSLKARRKRRSQDNLAKDKENDQMESPDVDSEVNTASRPYISQDTHKWLTELKQLDINWVE